From Primulina tabacum isolate GXHZ01 chromosome 2, ASM2559414v2, whole genome shotgun sequence, one genomic window encodes:
- the LOC142536938 gene encoding plastidic glucose transporter 4-like isoform X1, translated as MEDPFGLFGGVVKLGFSWELNFTCFCGFAATCSTARHLSIHLQHTKSIPRFSLNSGSPTRRPPKRKSRPIRLRIQPLLVSFFSDARSPRSSSARARFFDRSNTTAIDSKLVSSWKMQASIKSGYGLQNRRLFLGVSDYGKKDSAFPVIETRLPMSKRTGCFGFRIGWASMGAKGSVESVFGSSTKFRSVRAQASEGDVEDAASAKIHVKSSGSVLPYVGVACLGAILFGYHLGVVNGALEYLAKDLGIAENAVLKGWVVSTLLAGATVGSFTGGSLADKFGRTKTFQLDAIPLTIGAFLCATAQSIEAMIIGRLLAGIGIGISSAIVPLYISEISPTEVRGTLGSVNQLFICVGILAALVAGLPLAGNPLWWRTMFGVALVPSMLLALGMTFSPESPRWLYQQGKISQAETSIRKLYGKERVVEVMSDLDAASQGSSEPEAGWFDLLSRRYRNVVSVGAALFLLQQLAGINAVVYYSTAVFRSAGVASDVAASALVGAANVFGTTIASSLMDKQGRKSLLLISFSGMAVSMLLLFLTFTWNALTSYSGTLAVLGTVLYVLSFSLGAGPVPALLLPEIFASRIRAKAVALSLGMHWISNFVIGLYFLSVVNKFGISTVYLGFACVCLLAVMYIAGNVVETKGRSLEEIELALSPAI; from the exons ATGGAGGACCCATTCGGCCTTTTTGGTGGTGTTGTGAAGCTTGGATTTTCCTGGGAATTGAATTTCACCTGCTTCTGTGGG TTTGCTGCCACATGCAGCACAGCAAGGCACTTATCCATCCATCTGCAACACACAAAATCTATTCCCCGATTCTCTCTCAACTCAGGCTCCCCGACGAGGCGTCCACCAAAGCGCAAGTCGCGACCAATTCGATTAAGGATCCAACCCTTGCTCGTATCATTTTTCTCCGAC GCACGGAGCCCCCGAAGTTCATCCGCCAGGGCACGCTTCTTTGATCGTTCCAACACAACCGCCATCGATTCAAAACTG GTCAGTTCGTGGAAAATGCAAGCTTCCATTAAATCGGGCTATGGCCTTCAAAACCGCAGACTTTTTTTGGGAGTGAGTGATTATGGGAAAAAGGACTCGGCGTTCCCTGTAATTGAAACTCGACTTCCGATGAGTAAGCGGACTGGTTGCTTTGGATTTAGGATCGGTTGGGCGTCAATGGGAGCGAAAGGAAGTGTTGAATCCGTCTTCGGATCATCGACCAAGTTCAGATCAGTCAGGGCTCAAGCTTCTG AAGGAGATGTTGAGGATGCTGCATCTGCCAAAATCCATGTgaaatcatctggatcagtgctTCCGTATGTCGGCGTTGCTTGCTTGGGAGCCATTCTTTTTGGATACCATTTAGG GGTTGTTAATGGAGCTTTAGAGTACCTCGCTAAGGACCTTGGGATTGCTGAGAATGCGGTGTTAAAAG GCTGGGTTGTTAGCACTCTTCTAGCCGGTGCCACTGTTGGTTCATTTACTGGGGGTTCGTTGGCTGATAAATTTGGTCGAACAAAGACCTTCCAGTTGGATGCAATCCCACTTACTATTGGAGCATTTCTTTG TGCCACGGCTCAAAGTATAGAGGCTATGATAATTGGCCGTTTACTAGCTGGAATTGGGATTGGCATATCATCTGCTATTGTCCCACTTTATATATCTGAG ATTTCACCTACCGAAGTTCGTGGCACACTCGGGTCTGTAAACCAATTGTTTATTTGTGTTGGGATTCTCGCGGCTTTGGTAGCTGGATTACCTTTGGCAGGGAATCCTTTGTG GTGGAGGACAATGTTTGGTGTGGCGCTTGTTCCATCTATGTTATTGGCCCTTGGAATGACATTTTCTCCTGAAAGTCCACGATGGTTGTACCAG CAAGGAAAAATTTCTCAAGCAGAAACGTCTATTAGGAAGCTATATGGAAAAGAAAGAGTTGTGGAGGTTATGAGTGACTTGGATGCTGCCAGTCAAGGTTCCTCTGAACCAGAAGCTGGATGGTTTGATCTTTTGAGCCGTCGTTACCGAAACG TTGTCAGTGTCGGTGCAGCTCTCTTCTTGCTGCAGCAGCTTGCTGGGATAAATGCAGTTGTTTATTATTCGACGGCCGTGTTCCGTAGCGCTGGAGTTGCTTCTGATGTTGCTGCTAGTGCTCTAGTTGGAGCGGCAAATGTGTTTG GCACAACTATTGCATCTTCATTGATGGACAAACAAGGAAGAAAAAGTCTTCTGCTTATAAGCTTTTCTGGAATG GCCGTTTCTATGCTGCTACTCTTCCTGACCTTCACTTGGAATGCTCTGACATCTTATTCTGGAACACTTGCTGTCCTTGGCACTGTTCT TTATGTACTGTCCTTTTCTCTTGGTGCTGGTCCCGTACCTGCTCTGCTACTTCCAGAGATCTTTGCCTCTAGGATCAGAGCCAAAGCAGTGGCATTGTCTTTGGGCATGCATTGG ATATCCAATTTTGTGATCGGCCTGTACTTCTTGAGCGTTGTAAATAAATTCGGAATCAGCACAGTGTACCTGGGATTTGCATGTGTTTGTCTTCTGGCAGTCATGTACATAGCCGGTAATGTTGTGGAAACGAAGGGCCGATCTTTGGAGGAAATCGAGCTTGCTCTGAGTCCGGCTATCTGA
- the LOC142536938 gene encoding plastidic glucose transporter 4-like isoform X2, protein MEDPFGLFGGVVKLGFSWELNFTCFCGFAATCSTARHLSIHLQHTKSIPRFSLNSGSPTRRPPKRKSRPIRLRIQPLLARSPRSSSARARFFDRSNTTAIDSKLVSSWKMQASIKSGYGLQNRRLFLGVSDYGKKDSAFPVIETRLPMSKRTGCFGFRIGWASMGAKGSVESVFGSSTKFRSVRAQASEGDVEDAASAKIHVKSSGSVLPYVGVACLGAILFGYHLGVVNGALEYLAKDLGIAENAVLKGWVVSTLLAGATVGSFTGGSLADKFGRTKTFQLDAIPLTIGAFLCATAQSIEAMIIGRLLAGIGIGISSAIVPLYISEISPTEVRGTLGSVNQLFICVGILAALVAGLPLAGNPLWWRTMFGVALVPSMLLALGMTFSPESPRWLYQQGKISQAETSIRKLYGKERVVEVMSDLDAASQGSSEPEAGWFDLLSRRYRNVVSVGAALFLLQQLAGINAVVYYSTAVFRSAGVASDVAASALVGAANVFGTTIASSLMDKQGRKSLLLISFSGMAVSMLLLFLTFTWNALTSYSGTLAVLGTVLYVLSFSLGAGPVPALLLPEIFASRIRAKAVALSLGMHWISNFVIGLYFLSVVNKFGISTVYLGFACVCLLAVMYIAGNVVETKGRSLEEIELALSPAI, encoded by the exons ATGGAGGACCCATTCGGCCTTTTTGGTGGTGTTGTGAAGCTTGGATTTTCCTGGGAATTGAATTTCACCTGCTTCTGTGGG TTTGCTGCCACATGCAGCACAGCAAGGCACTTATCCATCCATCTGCAACACACAAAATCTATTCCCCGATTCTCTCTCAACTCAGGCTCCCCGACGAGGCGTCCACCAAAGCGCAAGTCGCGACCAATTCGATTAAGGATCCAACCCTTGCTC GCACGGAGCCCCCGAAGTTCATCCGCCAGGGCACGCTTCTTTGATCGTTCCAACACAACCGCCATCGATTCAAAACTG GTCAGTTCGTGGAAAATGCAAGCTTCCATTAAATCGGGCTATGGCCTTCAAAACCGCAGACTTTTTTTGGGAGTGAGTGATTATGGGAAAAAGGACTCGGCGTTCCCTGTAATTGAAACTCGACTTCCGATGAGTAAGCGGACTGGTTGCTTTGGATTTAGGATCGGTTGGGCGTCAATGGGAGCGAAAGGAAGTGTTGAATCCGTCTTCGGATCATCGACCAAGTTCAGATCAGTCAGGGCTCAAGCTTCTG AAGGAGATGTTGAGGATGCTGCATCTGCCAAAATCCATGTgaaatcatctggatcagtgctTCCGTATGTCGGCGTTGCTTGCTTGGGAGCCATTCTTTTTGGATACCATTTAGG GGTTGTTAATGGAGCTTTAGAGTACCTCGCTAAGGACCTTGGGATTGCTGAGAATGCGGTGTTAAAAG GCTGGGTTGTTAGCACTCTTCTAGCCGGTGCCACTGTTGGTTCATTTACTGGGGGTTCGTTGGCTGATAAATTTGGTCGAACAAAGACCTTCCAGTTGGATGCAATCCCACTTACTATTGGAGCATTTCTTTG TGCCACGGCTCAAAGTATAGAGGCTATGATAATTGGCCGTTTACTAGCTGGAATTGGGATTGGCATATCATCTGCTATTGTCCCACTTTATATATCTGAG ATTTCACCTACCGAAGTTCGTGGCACACTCGGGTCTGTAAACCAATTGTTTATTTGTGTTGGGATTCTCGCGGCTTTGGTAGCTGGATTACCTTTGGCAGGGAATCCTTTGTG GTGGAGGACAATGTTTGGTGTGGCGCTTGTTCCATCTATGTTATTGGCCCTTGGAATGACATTTTCTCCTGAAAGTCCACGATGGTTGTACCAG CAAGGAAAAATTTCTCAAGCAGAAACGTCTATTAGGAAGCTATATGGAAAAGAAAGAGTTGTGGAGGTTATGAGTGACTTGGATGCTGCCAGTCAAGGTTCCTCTGAACCAGAAGCTGGATGGTTTGATCTTTTGAGCCGTCGTTACCGAAACG TTGTCAGTGTCGGTGCAGCTCTCTTCTTGCTGCAGCAGCTTGCTGGGATAAATGCAGTTGTTTATTATTCGACGGCCGTGTTCCGTAGCGCTGGAGTTGCTTCTGATGTTGCTGCTAGTGCTCTAGTTGGAGCGGCAAATGTGTTTG GCACAACTATTGCATCTTCATTGATGGACAAACAAGGAAGAAAAAGTCTTCTGCTTATAAGCTTTTCTGGAATG GCCGTTTCTATGCTGCTACTCTTCCTGACCTTCACTTGGAATGCTCTGACATCTTATTCTGGAACACTTGCTGTCCTTGGCACTGTTCT TTATGTACTGTCCTTTTCTCTTGGTGCTGGTCCCGTACCTGCTCTGCTACTTCCAGAGATCTTTGCCTCTAGGATCAGAGCCAAAGCAGTGGCATTGTCTTTGGGCATGCATTGG ATATCCAATTTTGTGATCGGCCTGTACTTCTTGAGCGTTGTAAATAAATTCGGAATCAGCACAGTGTACCTGGGATTTGCATGTGTTTGTCTTCTGGCAGTCATGTACATAGCCGGTAATGTTGTGGAAACGAAGGGCCGATCTTTGGAGGAAATCGAGCTTGCTCTGAGTCCGGCTATCTGA
- the LOC142536938 gene encoding plastidic glucose transporter 4-like isoform X3 has translation MEDPFGLFGGVVKLGFSWELNFTCFCGFAATCSTARHLSIHLQHTKSIPRFSLNSGSPTRRPPKRKSRPIRARSPRSSSARARFFDRSNTTAIDSKLVSSWKMQASIKSGYGLQNRRLFLGVSDYGKKDSAFPVIETRLPMSKRTGCFGFRIGWASMGAKGSVESVFGSSTKFRSVRAQASEGDVEDAASAKIHVKSSGSVLPYVGVACLGAILFGYHLGVVNGALEYLAKDLGIAENAVLKGWVVSTLLAGATVGSFTGGSLADKFGRTKTFQLDAIPLTIGAFLCATAQSIEAMIIGRLLAGIGIGISSAIVPLYISEISPTEVRGTLGSVNQLFICVGILAALVAGLPLAGNPLWWRTMFGVALVPSMLLALGMTFSPESPRWLYQQGKISQAETSIRKLYGKERVVEVMSDLDAASQGSSEPEAGWFDLLSRRYRNVVSVGAALFLLQQLAGINAVVYYSTAVFRSAGVASDVAASALVGAANVFGTTIASSLMDKQGRKSLLLISFSGMAVSMLLLFLTFTWNALTSYSGTLAVLGTVLYVLSFSLGAGPVPALLLPEIFASRIRAKAVALSLGMHWISNFVIGLYFLSVVNKFGISTVYLGFACVCLLAVMYIAGNVVETKGRSLEEIELALSPAI, from the exons ATGGAGGACCCATTCGGCCTTTTTGGTGGTGTTGTGAAGCTTGGATTTTCCTGGGAATTGAATTTCACCTGCTTCTGTGGG TTTGCTGCCACATGCAGCACAGCAAGGCACTTATCCATCCATCTGCAACACACAAAATCTATTCCCCGATTCTCTCTCAACTCAGGCTCCCCGACGAGGCGTCCACCAAAGCGCAAGTCGCGACCAATTCGA GCACGGAGCCCCCGAAGTTCATCCGCCAGGGCACGCTTCTTTGATCGTTCCAACACAACCGCCATCGATTCAAAACTG GTCAGTTCGTGGAAAATGCAAGCTTCCATTAAATCGGGCTATGGCCTTCAAAACCGCAGACTTTTTTTGGGAGTGAGTGATTATGGGAAAAAGGACTCGGCGTTCCCTGTAATTGAAACTCGACTTCCGATGAGTAAGCGGACTGGTTGCTTTGGATTTAGGATCGGTTGGGCGTCAATGGGAGCGAAAGGAAGTGTTGAATCCGTCTTCGGATCATCGACCAAGTTCAGATCAGTCAGGGCTCAAGCTTCTG AAGGAGATGTTGAGGATGCTGCATCTGCCAAAATCCATGTgaaatcatctggatcagtgctTCCGTATGTCGGCGTTGCTTGCTTGGGAGCCATTCTTTTTGGATACCATTTAGG GGTTGTTAATGGAGCTTTAGAGTACCTCGCTAAGGACCTTGGGATTGCTGAGAATGCGGTGTTAAAAG GCTGGGTTGTTAGCACTCTTCTAGCCGGTGCCACTGTTGGTTCATTTACTGGGGGTTCGTTGGCTGATAAATTTGGTCGAACAAAGACCTTCCAGTTGGATGCAATCCCACTTACTATTGGAGCATTTCTTTG TGCCACGGCTCAAAGTATAGAGGCTATGATAATTGGCCGTTTACTAGCTGGAATTGGGATTGGCATATCATCTGCTATTGTCCCACTTTATATATCTGAG ATTTCACCTACCGAAGTTCGTGGCACACTCGGGTCTGTAAACCAATTGTTTATTTGTGTTGGGATTCTCGCGGCTTTGGTAGCTGGATTACCTTTGGCAGGGAATCCTTTGTG GTGGAGGACAATGTTTGGTGTGGCGCTTGTTCCATCTATGTTATTGGCCCTTGGAATGACATTTTCTCCTGAAAGTCCACGATGGTTGTACCAG CAAGGAAAAATTTCTCAAGCAGAAACGTCTATTAGGAAGCTATATGGAAAAGAAAGAGTTGTGGAGGTTATGAGTGACTTGGATGCTGCCAGTCAAGGTTCCTCTGAACCAGAAGCTGGATGGTTTGATCTTTTGAGCCGTCGTTACCGAAACG TTGTCAGTGTCGGTGCAGCTCTCTTCTTGCTGCAGCAGCTTGCTGGGATAAATGCAGTTGTTTATTATTCGACGGCCGTGTTCCGTAGCGCTGGAGTTGCTTCTGATGTTGCTGCTAGTGCTCTAGTTGGAGCGGCAAATGTGTTTG GCACAACTATTGCATCTTCATTGATGGACAAACAAGGAAGAAAAAGTCTTCTGCTTATAAGCTTTTCTGGAATG GCCGTTTCTATGCTGCTACTCTTCCTGACCTTCACTTGGAATGCTCTGACATCTTATTCTGGAACACTTGCTGTCCTTGGCACTGTTCT TTATGTACTGTCCTTTTCTCTTGGTGCTGGTCCCGTACCTGCTCTGCTACTTCCAGAGATCTTTGCCTCTAGGATCAGAGCCAAAGCAGTGGCATTGTCTTTGGGCATGCATTGG ATATCCAATTTTGTGATCGGCCTGTACTTCTTGAGCGTTGTAAATAAATTCGGAATCAGCACAGTGTACCTGGGATTTGCATGTGTTTGTCTTCTGGCAGTCATGTACATAGCCGGTAATGTTGTGGAAACGAAGGGCCGATCTTTGGAGGAAATCGAGCTTGCTCTGAGTCCGGCTATCTGA
- the LOC142536938 gene encoding plastidic glucose transporter 4-like isoform X5 gives MEDPFGLFGGVVKLGFSWELNFTCFCGARSPRSSSARARFFDRSNTTAIDSKLVSSWKMQASIKSGYGLQNRRLFLGVSDYGKKDSAFPVIETRLPMSKRTGCFGFRIGWASMGAKGSVESVFGSSTKFRSVRAQASEGDVEDAASAKIHVKSSGSVLPYVGVACLGAILFGYHLGVVNGALEYLAKDLGIAENAVLKGWVVSTLLAGATVGSFTGGSLADKFGRTKTFQLDAIPLTIGAFLCATAQSIEAMIIGRLLAGIGIGISSAIVPLYISEISPTEVRGTLGSVNQLFICVGILAALVAGLPLAGNPLWWRTMFGVALVPSMLLALGMTFSPESPRWLYQQGKISQAETSIRKLYGKERVVEVMSDLDAASQGSSEPEAGWFDLLSRRYRNVVSVGAALFLLQQLAGINAVVYYSTAVFRSAGVASDVAASALVGAANVFGTTIASSLMDKQGRKSLLLISFSGMAVSMLLLFLTFTWNALTSYSGTLAVLGTVLYVLSFSLGAGPVPALLLPEIFASRIRAKAVALSLGMHWISNFVIGLYFLSVVNKFGISTVYLGFACVCLLAVMYIAGNVVETKGRSLEEIELALSPAI, from the exons ATGGAGGACCCATTCGGCCTTTTTGGTGGTGTTGTGAAGCTTGGATTTTCCTGGGAATTGAATTTCACCTGCTTCTGTGGG GCACGGAGCCCCCGAAGTTCATCCGCCAGGGCACGCTTCTTTGATCGTTCCAACACAACCGCCATCGATTCAAAACTG GTCAGTTCGTGGAAAATGCAAGCTTCCATTAAATCGGGCTATGGCCTTCAAAACCGCAGACTTTTTTTGGGAGTGAGTGATTATGGGAAAAAGGACTCGGCGTTCCCTGTAATTGAAACTCGACTTCCGATGAGTAAGCGGACTGGTTGCTTTGGATTTAGGATCGGTTGGGCGTCAATGGGAGCGAAAGGAAGTGTTGAATCCGTCTTCGGATCATCGACCAAGTTCAGATCAGTCAGGGCTCAAGCTTCTG AAGGAGATGTTGAGGATGCTGCATCTGCCAAAATCCATGTgaaatcatctggatcagtgctTCCGTATGTCGGCGTTGCTTGCTTGGGAGCCATTCTTTTTGGATACCATTTAGG GGTTGTTAATGGAGCTTTAGAGTACCTCGCTAAGGACCTTGGGATTGCTGAGAATGCGGTGTTAAAAG GCTGGGTTGTTAGCACTCTTCTAGCCGGTGCCACTGTTGGTTCATTTACTGGGGGTTCGTTGGCTGATAAATTTGGTCGAACAAAGACCTTCCAGTTGGATGCAATCCCACTTACTATTGGAGCATTTCTTTG TGCCACGGCTCAAAGTATAGAGGCTATGATAATTGGCCGTTTACTAGCTGGAATTGGGATTGGCATATCATCTGCTATTGTCCCACTTTATATATCTGAG ATTTCACCTACCGAAGTTCGTGGCACACTCGGGTCTGTAAACCAATTGTTTATTTGTGTTGGGATTCTCGCGGCTTTGGTAGCTGGATTACCTTTGGCAGGGAATCCTTTGTG GTGGAGGACAATGTTTGGTGTGGCGCTTGTTCCATCTATGTTATTGGCCCTTGGAATGACATTTTCTCCTGAAAGTCCACGATGGTTGTACCAG CAAGGAAAAATTTCTCAAGCAGAAACGTCTATTAGGAAGCTATATGGAAAAGAAAGAGTTGTGGAGGTTATGAGTGACTTGGATGCTGCCAGTCAAGGTTCCTCTGAACCAGAAGCTGGATGGTTTGATCTTTTGAGCCGTCGTTACCGAAACG TTGTCAGTGTCGGTGCAGCTCTCTTCTTGCTGCAGCAGCTTGCTGGGATAAATGCAGTTGTTTATTATTCGACGGCCGTGTTCCGTAGCGCTGGAGTTGCTTCTGATGTTGCTGCTAGTGCTCTAGTTGGAGCGGCAAATGTGTTTG GCACAACTATTGCATCTTCATTGATGGACAAACAAGGAAGAAAAAGTCTTCTGCTTATAAGCTTTTCTGGAATG GCCGTTTCTATGCTGCTACTCTTCCTGACCTTCACTTGGAATGCTCTGACATCTTATTCTGGAACACTTGCTGTCCTTGGCACTGTTCT TTATGTACTGTCCTTTTCTCTTGGTGCTGGTCCCGTACCTGCTCTGCTACTTCCAGAGATCTTTGCCTCTAGGATCAGAGCCAAAGCAGTGGCATTGTCTTTGGGCATGCATTGG ATATCCAATTTTGTGATCGGCCTGTACTTCTTGAGCGTTGTAAATAAATTCGGAATCAGCACAGTGTACCTGGGATTTGCATGTGTTTGTCTTCTGGCAGTCATGTACATAGCCGGTAATGTTGTGGAAACGAAGGGCCGATCTTTGGAGGAAATCGAGCTTGCTCTGAGTCCGGCTATCTGA
- the LOC142536938 gene encoding plastidic glucose transporter 4-like isoform X4 — MNLLPHAAQQGTYPSICNTQNLFPDSLSTQAPRRGVHQSASRDQFEHGAPEVHPPGHASLIVPTQPPSIQNCSWKMQASIKSGYGLQNRRLFLGVSDYGKKDSAFPVIETRLPMSKRTGCFGFRIGWASMGAKGSVESVFGSSTKFRSVRAQASEGDVEDAASAKIHVKSSGSVLPYVGVACLGAILFGYHLGVVNGALEYLAKDLGIAENAVLKGWVVSTLLAGATVGSFTGGSLADKFGRTKTFQLDAIPLTIGAFLCATAQSIEAMIIGRLLAGIGIGISSAIVPLYISEISPTEVRGTLGSVNQLFICVGILAALVAGLPLAGNPLWWRTMFGVALVPSMLLALGMTFSPESPRWLYQQGKISQAETSIRKLYGKERVVEVMSDLDAASQGSSEPEAGWFDLLSRRYRNVVSVGAALFLLQQLAGINAVVYYSTAVFRSAGVASDVAASALVGAANVFGTTIASSLMDKQGRKSLLLISFSGMAVSMLLLFLTFTWNALTSYSGTLAVLGTVLYVLSFSLGAGPVPALLLPEIFASRIRAKAVALSLGMHWISNFVIGLYFLSVVNKFGISTVYLGFACVCLLAVMYIAGNVVETKGRSLEEIELALSPAI, encoded by the exons ATGAA TTTGCTGCCACATGCAGCACAGCAAGGCACTTATCCATCCATCTGCAACACACAAAATCTATTCCCCGATTCTCTCTCAACTCAGGCTCCCCGACGAGGCGTCCACCAAAGCGCAAGTCGCGACCAATTCGA GCACGGAGCCCCCGAAGTTCATCCGCCAGGGCACGCTTCTTTGATCGTTCCAACACAACCGCCATCGATTCAAAACTG TTCGTGGAAAATGCAAGCTTCCATTAAATCGGGCTATGGCCTTCAAAACCGCAGACTTTTTTTGGGAGTGAGTGATTATGGGAAAAAGGACTCGGCGTTCCCTGTAATTGAAACTCGACTTCCGATGAGTAAGCGGACTGGTTGCTTTGGATTTAGGATCGGTTGGGCGTCAATGGGAGCGAAAGGAAGTGTTGAATCCGTCTTCGGATCATCGACCAAGTTCAGATCAGTCAGGGCTCAAGCTTCTG AAGGAGATGTTGAGGATGCTGCATCTGCCAAAATCCATGTgaaatcatctggatcagtgctTCCGTATGTCGGCGTTGCTTGCTTGGGAGCCATTCTTTTTGGATACCATTTAGG GGTTGTTAATGGAGCTTTAGAGTACCTCGCTAAGGACCTTGGGATTGCTGAGAATGCGGTGTTAAAAG GCTGGGTTGTTAGCACTCTTCTAGCCGGTGCCACTGTTGGTTCATTTACTGGGGGTTCGTTGGCTGATAAATTTGGTCGAACAAAGACCTTCCAGTTGGATGCAATCCCACTTACTATTGGAGCATTTCTTTG TGCCACGGCTCAAAGTATAGAGGCTATGATAATTGGCCGTTTACTAGCTGGAATTGGGATTGGCATATCATCTGCTATTGTCCCACTTTATATATCTGAG ATTTCACCTACCGAAGTTCGTGGCACACTCGGGTCTGTAAACCAATTGTTTATTTGTGTTGGGATTCTCGCGGCTTTGGTAGCTGGATTACCTTTGGCAGGGAATCCTTTGTG GTGGAGGACAATGTTTGGTGTGGCGCTTGTTCCATCTATGTTATTGGCCCTTGGAATGACATTTTCTCCTGAAAGTCCACGATGGTTGTACCAG CAAGGAAAAATTTCTCAAGCAGAAACGTCTATTAGGAAGCTATATGGAAAAGAAAGAGTTGTGGAGGTTATGAGTGACTTGGATGCTGCCAGTCAAGGTTCCTCTGAACCAGAAGCTGGATGGTTTGATCTTTTGAGCCGTCGTTACCGAAACG TTGTCAGTGTCGGTGCAGCTCTCTTCTTGCTGCAGCAGCTTGCTGGGATAAATGCAGTTGTTTATTATTCGACGGCCGTGTTCCGTAGCGCTGGAGTTGCTTCTGATGTTGCTGCTAGTGCTCTAGTTGGAGCGGCAAATGTGTTTG GCACAACTATTGCATCTTCATTGATGGACAAACAAGGAAGAAAAAGTCTTCTGCTTATAAGCTTTTCTGGAATG GCCGTTTCTATGCTGCTACTCTTCCTGACCTTCACTTGGAATGCTCTGACATCTTATTCTGGAACACTTGCTGTCCTTGGCACTGTTCT TTATGTACTGTCCTTTTCTCTTGGTGCTGGTCCCGTACCTGCTCTGCTACTTCCAGAGATCTTTGCCTCTAGGATCAGAGCCAAAGCAGTGGCATTGTCTTTGGGCATGCATTGG ATATCCAATTTTGTGATCGGCCTGTACTTCTTGAGCGTTGTAAATAAATTCGGAATCAGCACAGTGTACCTGGGATTTGCATGTGTTTGTCTTCTGGCAGTCATGTACATAGCCGGTAATGTTGTGGAAACGAAGGGCCGATCTTTGGAGGAAATCGAGCTTGCTCTGAGTCCGGCTATCTGA